The DNA sequence ATAGCCAGACTATTTTTATAGAGTTGGGCCTGAATCCAATCGAATTCCTTTGCCAGCACTTCCAGCGCTCGATATACATGCTGCAGTTCAAAAGAGGGTCGCTCCAGAAATTTTTGGGATAGTTCATGAGTGGCCTTCTTGGAAGCGGGATAAATGATTCGGCCGTAAATCAGATAGGAGAGGATGCTATTTAGATCAAAGCTGAACTTGTGCCGGTCGCTGATTGTTTGGCAAATCTTGTCTAACTTTAAATCATAATAAATATCCTGGAGGAACAGGTAGCCGCCATTGAATAGACAAGGGTGATTTTTTTCGATTTGTTTGATAGGGGATAAGGGAGCGAGGATTTCTCGCTGGTTTTCTTTTTCCTTCGCAGTAAGCTCCGACACATACGTTTTTGCCCATGCATAAGGATCTTGCCCATCCAGTTTTTCACGGAGTTCCTTTTCAGTGCCGAGCTTCTCTACCGTGATGGTTCGTTCCTTTCCGTTCTCATAGATGGTTTTGGTAACGTAGAAGGAGGCAGCGTTTTTAGATTTTGAAACTTTCAACCGCATAAGAACAGCCCCTTTTTATTTTCATTATAACAAATCACGCGAAGTCACGCAAAATATAACCGATAAATTTGACAAAAAAAATAAGCCCTCTCGGGCTTTCCGGATGCTTTTTCGATTCGTAAGTGTCAAACGCCCGAAAATCTGGATGCATATGAGAATGCAGTAGGGGATATCATCCGCGCGTTATAACGCCAAAGGTGTGCCCAGCTCCGATGAACGCTCTCTTCATCGGAGCACATTTCGTGCTGGGAAGCCTAACTCCTTTGAAAATGTGTTTGCCGGAGCACGGTCATTTTCCCGTAGCCCAACTACGGCGAGGCCCGCCTGACCGGAGGAGACAACCCGCTCGGGATCCTCTTCTCCGGCGCAAAAACCGAACGAAAGCACGCTGCCATCCGCATTTTATTCATCAATGCGGATGGCAGCGTGTTTTTTTCGCAAGGAGCAAGAGGACGTATTTTTCGGCACAGTTAATTCTGAATTTCAGTAAAATAATTATAGTTATTTCAAGAATGATATAGTACAATATGATATGTTAAGGAAATTTTATTCACTGTTGGATTTCCATCGTTCGATCCGGTTTTAAGAAGGCGCATCTGCCCGTTCCGAAGCGGATTTTGGCTTTGGGAAGTGGCCGCTTTCCGAACAAAGGCAACAATTTTTCTCGATGGGGACAGCTTTTTGCTCAGGTTCCCATAGATTTGGACATAAAGTTGAGATGTTGTAAGAAGACAGCAAGCGTCAAGGAAGTTTTTTAGGAGGAGTACTGAGATATGTCGCTTAATTTATCACGCAAACAAAAGGCAATGGTTTTAATTTTACTGGATTCATTTTTTATTTTCGTATCCGCGTTATTGGCCTACTGGTTGATCCAGGCGTATATTGGGCCGCCGCAAACGTTCTTTTTCGTCATGGTGAGTGTCTGCATCGGCAGTTACATTCTGCTCGGGCTGCGCAGTCACTTATTTGCGAGGATCGTCCGCTACACAAGCATCTATGAAGTCGGGAAGTCGACGATTTTGATGACGGTATCCTATGCGATTTCGGCACTCATTTCGTTATTTTTCATCAAAGGTGTCAGCTTCCGCTACATTTTCCTGATGTACATGTTCAGTTTGGTGTTCCTGCCCGGATCGCGTGTGTTCTGGCGTTTCTATCATGAATGGAATGATGGCAAGCTTAAAAAGAACAATGTGCCGATCGACAAGAAGGTCCGCACGTTGGTTGTCGGGGCCGGTGCTGGCGGCAGTATCTTCGTCGACAGCATCCTGCGTCAGCCGAGTGAGATCGAAATCGTCGGCATTGTCGACGGTGACAGGAACAAGGCGAATTCGCGCTTGTTCGACATCCCGGTCGTCGGTACGAAAGAAGACATTCCTGCATTGGTGAAGGAGTTTGCCGTCGACCAGGTGACGATCGCCATCCCATCCCTGAAGCCGCAAGAGTTGGAAAGCATCTTGGAATATTGTAACCGGGCAAATGTGAAAGTGAATCAGATGCCGCGGATCGAGGATGTCCTGAAGGGCAAACTGACCGTCAGCCGCCTCCGCAACATTGATGTGGTCGATTTGCTGGGACGCGAAGAAGTGCAATTGGACCGCACGAAAATTGCCGAGCAGTTGGAAAATGAAGTGGTCTTGGTGAGTGGTGCAGGTGGTTCGATCGGATCGGAAATCTGCCGCCAAATCGCAAAATTCGGACCGAAAAAATTGATCTTGCTGGGCCATGGTGAAAATTCGATCTACCTGATCGATAAAGAATTGCGCAACCTGTACGGATGCACGATCGAGATCATTCCGGTCATTGCGGATATCCAGGATCGTGAACGTATTTTCCAAGTAATGGAAACCTATACACCCGATCATGTATTCCACGCAGCGGCCCACAAACATGTACCGTTGATGGAATACAATCCGATGGAAGCAATAAAAAATAACGTCTACGGATCAAAAAACATGGCTGAAGCCGCCAAAGCGGCCGGAGTGAAGAGTTTCGTGATGATCTCCACCGACAAAGCGGTCCGCCCGACAAACGTGATGGGTTCGACGAAGCGTATCGCAGAGATCCTGGTGACTTCCTTGAATGAACCGGGTAAAACCAAATTCGCTGCAGTCCGATTCGGAAATGTATTGGGCAGCCGCGGCAGCGTCATCCCTGTCTTCAAAGAGCAGATCGAAAAAGGCGGTCCGGTCACTGTCACCGACATGCGCATGATCCGCTACTTCATGACGATTCCGGAAGCAAGCCGTCTGGTTCTGCAGGCCGGCGTGCTGGCCAAAGGGGGAGAAATCTTCATCCTGGATATGGGCGAACCTGTCAAAATCTCCGATTTGGCCCGCAAAATGATCAAGTTATCCGGGTATACGGAAGCGGAAATTCCAATCGTGGAATCCGGCATCCGCCCTGGCGAGAAATTGTACGAAGAATTGCTGGTTGATGGACAATTATCCGACAATCAAGTCTTCGAAAAAATATTCGTCGGCAATGCCACAACCTATGACCGACAAGAGGTCTGGAAATTTGTCGAATCACTTGATGGTTTGGCAAATGACAAGCTTCGTGACGAAGTGATTGCCTTCGCAAATGAAAATGTTTAAGGTATGATTTAGTAATGATTTGTAGAACAAGCACACCCTCAACTAGCAGCGATGCCGGTTGAGGGTGTGCTTTGTTATATACGTGTCAGCTCCGACGGAGCTAGCGCTCGTCGGAAGACAGCCTCGCGCCTGCTAACTCAACTCCGGGGAGGGAATGCTGGCCGAAGGAGGATGCGCGGTGGGGGGCCGAACTCCGGCGAAGCCGCGGTGGTCGGAGGTGATCATCTTTTTGGGTGTTTTCCTCCGGCGGAGAACCCCTCACCGGAGGAAAACGTCAGCTCCGATGAGCAGTGCGCTCATCGGAAGACAGTCTTGCGCCGGCTAACTCAACTCCGGGGAGCGAATGCTGGCCGGAGGAGGTTGTGTTGCGAGAGCTGAACTCCGGCGAAGCCGCGGTGGTCGGAGGTGATGATCTTTTTGGATGATTTCCTCCGGCGAGGAAGCCCTTGCCCGGAGGAGAATGTCACCTCCGAGGAGCGAATGTTGGTCGAAGGTGATGAATCTTTTTGGGTGTTCTCCTCCAGCGGGAAGGCTGCTGCCCAGAGGAAATCATAAGCTCCGACGAGGAGGGCGTTCATCGTAGAACAGTTCTGCGCCAGGTAGCTCAACTCCGGGGAGCGAATGCTGGCCGGAGGACAGTGCGTGGTGGGGAGGCCGAACTCCGGCGAAGCCGCCGCGGTCGGAGGTGATGATCTTTATGGATGTTCACCTCCGGTAGAAAGGCTCCTTCCAGGATGTAATCGGCAGCTCGGACGGGATCTACTTTAACCGCAGGAACATGATGGCGTAAGCGATTGTTCGTGTTTCCA is a window from the Trichococcus shcherbakoviae genome containing:
- a CDS encoding nucleoside-diphosphate sugar epimerase/dehydratase; translation: MSLNLSRKQKAMVLILLDSFFIFVSALLAYWLIQAYIGPPQTFFFVMVSVCIGSYILLGLRSHLFARIVRYTSIYEVGKSTILMTVSYAISALISLFFIKGVSFRYIFLMYMFSLVFLPGSRVFWRFYHEWNDGKLKKNNVPIDKKVRTLVVGAGAGGSIFVDSILRQPSEIEIVGIVDGDRNKANSRLFDIPVVGTKEDIPALVKEFAVDQVTIAIPSLKPQELESILEYCNRANVKVNQMPRIEDVLKGKLTVSRLRNIDVVDLLGREEVQLDRTKIAEQLENEVVLVSGAGGSIGSEICRQIAKFGPKKLILLGHGENSIYLIDKELRNLYGCTIEIIPVIADIQDRERIFQVMETYTPDHVFHAAAHKHVPLMEYNPMEAIKNNVYGSKNMAEAAKAAGVKSFVMISTDKAVRPTNVMGSTKRIAEILVTSLNEPGKTKFAAVRFGNVLGSRGSVIPVFKEQIEKGGPVTVTDMRMIRYFMTIPEASRLVLQAGVLAKGGEIFILDMGEPVKISDLARKMIKLSGYTEAEIPIVESGIRPGEKLYEELLVDGQLSDNQVFEKIFVGNATTYDRQEVWKFVESLDGLANDKLRDEVIAFANENV